The following are encoded together in the Anopheles nili chromosome 3, idAnoNiliSN_F5_01, whole genome shotgun sequence genome:
- the LOC128722656 gene encoding zinc finger protein 512B-like, whose amino-acid sequence MKTFIVLSLAVVLVASAPVESGDKLEAAESHQHVKHVTITKKVPVPYPVEVEKHVPVPVKIPYPVHVEKKVPFIVEKKVPVYVEKKVPVHVDRPVPVEVKVPYEVPVVHKEYVEVPKPYPVHVEKPYPVYVKKPVYIEKPVPVSVHIKKVKKHHH is encoded by the exons ATGAAG acgttcATCGTGCTGTCACTAGCGGTCGTCCTGGTGGCGAGTGCCCCAGTCGAGTCAGGTGACAAGCTGGAAGCGGCCGAGAGCCACCAACACGTGAAGCACGTGACGATCACGAAAAAGGTCCCTGTGCCGTATCCGGTTGAGGTGGAAAAGCACGTCCCAGTTCCTGTGAAGATCCCGTACCCGGTGCATGTGGAAAAGAAGGTGCCGTTCATCGTCGAGAAGAAGGTACCGGTGTACGTGGAGAAGAAGGTCCCGGTACATGTCGATCGACCAGTTCCGGTTGAGGTGAAGGTCCCGTACGAAGTGCCGGTTGTGCACAAGGAGTACGTCGAGGTGCCGAAGCCATACCCGGTGCATGTCGAGAAGCCATACCCGGTGTACGTGAAGAAGCCGGTCTACATCGAGAAGCCGGTTCCGGTCAGCGTGCACATCAAGAAGGTGAAGAAGCACCATCACTAG
- the LOC128722652 gene encoding titin-like gives MKSFVVASSLVALMATLAAGASLEKASGTSASKNHGKRGLLDYGYGYAKEPELQGGFRPSFGFDLGSAEHHTPAPRAYVAPAAEYHLHNQYAPLHKEPLSAGYNWKEEKHTIITKKVPVPYPVNVEKQVVIEKKVPVHVKVHVPYRVEVEKKVPVYVEKKVHVDRPVPYPVKVKVPVYHKVEVEVPKPYPVHIPKPYPVYIEKEVHVPVVHRVEVEKPYPVYVEKPVLVEQSASHEHSHEQHSHEVELEHVHSHEHSHEEPEHVVHHDIRPVGVKSTDFISEPIHVPEHEHQYGEESQKIERKVESTQAAEGSSQSNASKEAQKESSDKESSQ, from the exons ATGAAG AGTTTCGTCGTTGCGTCGAGCCTAGTGGCACTGATGGCCACTCTGGCGGCTGGGGCTAGCCTTGAGAAGGCATCAGGAACATCCGCGTCCAAGAACCACGGTAAACGTggccttctcgactacggatATGGATATGCGAAGGAACCAGAACTACAAGGAGGTTTCCGACCATCGTTCGGGTTTGATCTTGGATCTGCCGAACATCACACACCTGCCCCACGAGCCTACGTTGCCCCAGCAGCTGAGTATCACCTGCACAACCAGTACGCACCCCTGCACAAAGAACCCCTATCGGCTGGATACAACtggaaggaggaaaaacacaccatcatCACGAAGAAGGTCCCCGTGCCGTACCCCGTGAACGTGGAGAAGCAGGTCGTGATCGAGAAGAAGGTTCCGGTGCACGTGAAAGTGCACGTGCCGTACCGTGTTGAGGTCGAGAAGAAGGTCCCGGTGTACGTCGAGAAGAAGGTTCACGTTGATCGACCAGTCCCGTacccggtgaaggtgaaggtgCCGGTGTATCACAAGGTTGAGGTGGAGGTCCCGAAACCCTACCCAGTGCACATCCCGAAACCATACCCGGTGTACATCGAGAAGGAGGTCCACGTCCCGGTCGTTCATCGAGTGGAGGTTGAGAAGCCTTACCCCGTGTACGTCGAAAAGCCAGTGTTGGTGGAGCAATCCGCTAGCCACGAGCACAGTCACGAACAACACAGCCACGAAGTGGAGCTTGAGCACGTTCACAGCCACGAGCACAGCCATGAGGAACCGGAACACGTCGTCCATCACGACATCCGCCCGGTTGGTGTTAAGTCGACTGATTTCATCTCCGAGCCGATTCACGTGCCAGAACACGAGCATCAGTACGGTGAGGAGTCGCAGAAGATCGAGCGTAAGGTAGAGAGCACGCAGGCTGCTGAAGGCTCGAGCCAGTCGAACGCCTCGAAGGAAGCACAGAAGGAGTCCTCCGACAAGGAGTCATCGCAGTAG
- the LOC128722658 gene encoding uncharacterized protein LOC128722658, which yields MPPRTKNAKWFRTHDKTLYRFFVVGFWLLIAIATVPGTVEGQSRVGRELRLRPTTASSHVAFAYQYRTDQIAGVQKVPLVPVAASVHLRNQLLQQVSGGRPEHEPHYPTRRPQQAVDQLHTRVDIGQRRRSATVLPVLPVLPVPPGTIVAHSHTQVYRKHH from the exons ATGCCCCCAAGGACGAAGAATGCGAAGTGGTTCCGGACGCACGATAAAACGCTCTACAGG TTTTTCGTGGTCGGATTTTGGCTGCTTATCGCCATCGCGACCGTCCCGGGTACGGTCGAGGGTCAGTCAAGGGTCGGCCGAGAGCTCCGGTTGCGTCCCACTACGGCGTCCTCCCACGTGGCATTCGCGTACCAGTACCGGACGGATCAGATCGCTGGCGTGCAGAAGGTGCCACTCGTACCGGTGGCAGCCTCGGTGCACCTTCGGAATCAACTGCTGCAGCAGGTTTCTGGTGGGCGGCCAGAGCATGAGCCCCACTACCCAACACGCCGACCCCAGCAAGCCGTCGACCAGCTGCATACGCGAGTCGACATAGGACAGCGTCGTCGCAGTGCTACAGTTCTGCCTGTGTTGCCCGTTCTGCCAGTTCCTCCTGGCACTATCGTTGCTCATTCGCATACCCAGGTGTACCGGAAGCATCACTGA